From Pongo pygmaeus isolate AG05252 chromosome 1, NHGRI_mPonPyg2-v2.0_pri, whole genome shotgun sequence, one genomic window encodes:
- the RHEX gene encoding regulator of hemoglobinization and erythroid cell expansion protein isoform X1: MLTEVMEVWHGLVIAVVSLFLQACFLTAINYLLSRHMAHKSEQILKAASLQVPRPSPGHHHPPAVKEMKETQTDRDIPMSDPLYRHDSDTSSNSSDSSCNSPPACQDTKDVDYTQVVFSAPGELKNDSPLDYENIKEITDYVNVNPESHKPNFWYFVNPAVSEPAEYDQVAM; encoded by the exons ATGCTGACAGA AGTCATGGAGGTCTGGCATGGCTTAGTGATTGCGGTGGTGTCCCTCTTCCTGCAGGCCTGCTTCCTCACCGCCATCAACTACCTGCTCAGCAGGCACATGG CCCACAAGAGTGAACAGATACTGAAAGCAGCCAGTCTCCAggtccccaggcccagccctggccACCATCATCCACCTGCTGTCAAAGAGATGAAGGAGactcagacagacagagacatCCCAATGTCTGATCCCCTTTACAGGC ATGACAGCGACACATCCTCAAATAGCTCGGACAGCTCCTGCAATTCGCCTCCTGCCTGCCAG GACACCAAGGATGTGGATTACACACAAGTCGTCTTTTCGGCCCCTGGAGAACTAAAAAATGACTCCCCCCTGGACTATGAGAACATAAAGGAAATCACAGATTATGTCAATGTCAATCCAGAAAGCCACAAGCCCAATTTCTGGTATTTTGTCAACCCTGCTGTGTCTGAGCCAGCAGAATATGATCAAGTGGCCATGtga
- the RHEX gene encoding regulator of hemoglobinization and erythroid cell expansion protein isoform X2 produces the protein MEVWHGLVIAVVSLFLQACFLTAINYLLSRHMAHKSEQILKAASLQVPRPSPGHHHPPAVKEMKETQTDRDIPMSDPLYRHDSDTSSNSSDSSCNSPPACQDTKDVDYTQVVFSAPGELKNDSPLDYENIKEITDYVNVNPESHKPNFWYFVNPAVSEPAEYDQVAM, from the exons ATGGAGGTCTGGCATGGCTTAGTGATTGCGGTGGTGTCCCTCTTCCTGCAGGCCTGCTTCCTCACCGCCATCAACTACCTGCTCAGCAGGCACATGG CCCACAAGAGTGAACAGATACTGAAAGCAGCCAGTCTCCAggtccccaggcccagccctggccACCATCATCCACCTGCTGTCAAAGAGATGAAGGAGactcagacagacagagacatCCCAATGTCTGATCCCCTTTACAGGC ATGACAGCGACACATCCTCAAATAGCTCGGACAGCTCCTGCAATTCGCCTCCTGCCTGCCAG GACACCAAGGATGTGGATTACACACAAGTCGTCTTTTCGGCCCCTGGAGAACTAAAAAATGACTCCCCCCTGGACTATGAGAACATAAAGGAAATCACAGATTATGTCAATGTCAATCCAGAAAGCCACAAGCCCAATTTCTGGTATTTTGTCAACCCTGCTGTGTCTGAGCCAGCAGAATATGATCAAGTGGCCATGtga